A part of Neovison vison isolate M4711 chromosome 6, ASM_NN_V1, whole genome shotgun sequence genomic DNA contains:
- the TFF3 gene encoding trefoil factor 3, whose amino-acid sequence MEARALWLLVVVLVLGSSNRAAAYEGLSTNLCEVPAKDRVDCGYPEISSEQCTNRGCCFDSSIHGVPWCFKPLQDTECRF is encoded by the exons ATGGAGGCCAGAGCACTCTGGCTGCTGGTGGTGGTCCTGGTCCTGGGGTCCTCCAACAGGGCAGCGGCCTACGAGGGCCTGT CGACGAACCTGTGTGAGGTGCCGGCCAAGGACAGGGTGGACTGCGGCTACCCCGAGATCAGCTCCGAGCAGTGCACCAATCGGGGCTGCTGCTTCGACTCCAGCATCCACGGGGTGCCCTGGTGCTTCAAGCCTCTGCAGGACACAG AATGCCGATTCTGA